In Anseongella ginsenosidimutans, one genomic interval encodes:
- the leuC gene encoding 3-isopropylmalate dehydratase large subunit, translated as MPATLFDKVWDSHVVRKIEDGPDILFIDRHFIHEVTSPVAFLGLANRGLKVMFPQKTFATADHNTPTINQHLPVEDPLSAKQLQALEVNTALHGISHWGLGNPKNGIVHVVGPENGITLPGMTIVCGDSHTSTHGAFGAIAFGIGTSEVEMVLSSQCIMQPKPKKMRINVNGRLGRGITPKDVALYIISKLTAAGATGYFVEYAGEVFRNMSMEGRMTVCNMSIEMGARGGMVAPDETTFAYIRDREQAPSGEAWEQALSYWKTLKSDEGAAFDLEHYFDAADIEPMITYGTNPGMGMGITQHIPTAGEAGGGKSSYEKSLQYMGFREAEGMLGKKVDYVFIGSCTNGRIEDFRSFASIVKGRKKADHVTAWIVPGSHVVEKQIREEGIYDILIEAGFELRQPGCSACLAMNDDKIPAGKYAVSTSNRNFEGRQGPGSRTMLASPLVAAAAAVTGVVTDPRELLAEEELVASL; from the coding sequence ACGTTGTCAGGAAAATTGAAGATGGACCTGATATTTTATTCATAGACCGTCATTTTATTCATGAAGTAACCAGCCCTGTGGCTTTCCTGGGGCTGGCTAACCGCGGTTTGAAGGTCATGTTCCCGCAAAAGACATTTGCCACCGCCGACCATAATACACCCACTATTAACCAGCATTTGCCGGTGGAAGACCCGCTTTCTGCTAAACAGCTGCAGGCCCTGGAAGTAAACACAGCCCTGCACGGCATTTCGCATTGGGGGCTGGGAAATCCCAAGAACGGGATCGTTCACGTGGTAGGCCCTGAAAACGGGATCACGCTTCCGGGCATGACCATTGTCTGCGGGGATTCCCATACATCCACGCACGGCGCATTTGGCGCTATTGCCTTTGGCATCGGGACTTCCGAAGTGGAAATGGTACTTTCTTCGCAATGCATCATGCAGCCTAAGCCGAAGAAGATGCGCATTAACGTGAACGGGCGGCTGGGTCGCGGCATTACGCCGAAAGACGTAGCGCTTTATATTATATCGAAGCTAACGGCTGCGGGAGCTACCGGTTATTTTGTGGAATATGCCGGTGAAGTTTTTCGCAACATGAGCATGGAAGGCCGAATGACGGTCTGCAACATGAGCATTGAAATGGGAGCCCGCGGGGGCATGGTAGCGCCGGACGAAACTACGTTTGCCTATATCAGGGACAGGGAGCAGGCGCCCTCCGGCGAAGCATGGGAGCAGGCGCTCAGTTATTGGAAGACCCTTAAATCCGACGAAGGGGCGGCTTTTGACCTGGAACACTACTTTGACGCCGCGGATATTGAGCCGATGATCACCTACGGAACCAATCCGGGGATGGGGATGGGCATTACGCAGCATATTCCTACGGCCGGAGAAGCAGGCGGAGGCAAGTCAAGTTATGAAAAGTCCCTGCAGTACATGGGCTTCCGGGAAGCGGAAGGAATGCTTGGAAAAAAAGTGGATTATGTGTTTATAGGCAGCTGTACAAACGGCCGCATTGAAGATTTCCGCTCCTTTGCTTCCATTGTGAAGGGCCGCAAAAAGGCGGATCATGTGACGGCCTGGATCGTTCCGGGATCGCATGTCGTTGAAAAGCAGATCAGGGAAGAAGGAATATACGATATCCTCATCGAAGCAGGCTTTGAATTACGCCAACCGGGTTGTTCAGCCTGCCTGGCAATGAACGACGATAAGATCCCCGCCGGAAAATATGCGGTCAGCACCAGCAACCGGAATTTTGAAGGGAGGCAGGGACCTGGTTCCAGGACCATGCTGGCAAGCCCGCTGGTAGCGGCTGCGGCTGCAGTGACGGGTGTAGTGACCGATCCGCGGGAACTGCTGGCCGAAGAGGAGCTTGTAGCGAGCTTGTAA
- the leuD gene encoding 3-isopropylmalate dehydratase small subunit, whose amino-acid sequence MAYDKFTVLKSRAVPMPIENVDTDQIIPARFLKATERKGFGDNLFRDWRYDAQGAPRKDFVLNDPTYSGKILVGGKNFGSGSSREHAAWAVYDYGFRCVVSSFFADIFKNNSLNVGILPVQVSPEFLDKLFSAIIANPETELEVSLPEQVIRIPATGDSESFDINSYKKHNLMNGFDDIDYLQAMKDDIGAFAERSRY is encoded by the coding sequence ATGGCTTACGATAAATTCACCGTGTTGAAAAGCAGGGCGGTGCCCATGCCCATCGAGAACGTGGATACCGACCAGATCATCCCTGCGCGGTTTTTGAAGGCAACGGAACGGAAGGGCTTTGGAGATAATCTATTTCGTGACTGGCGCTACGATGCCCAAGGGGCTCCCAGGAAGGATTTCGTATTAAATGACCCAACCTATTCAGGTAAAATACTGGTGGGCGGAAAGAACTTCGGCAGCGGCAGCAGCCGCGAGCATGCCGCCTGGGCGGTTTATGATTACGGCTTCCGATGCGTAGTTTCGAGCTTTTTCGCCGATATATTTAAGAATAATTCCCTGAACGTGGGCATCTTACCCGTGCAGGTAAGCCCAGAGTTTTTAGATAAATTATTTTCGGCCATTATCGCCAACCCGGAAACGGAACTGGAAGTATCCCTCCCCGAGCAGGTTATCCGCATTCCCGCAACGGGTGACAGCGAGTCATTTGACATTAACAGTTATAAGAAGCATAACCTGATGAATGGCTTTGACGATATTGACTACCTGCAGGCAATGAAAGACGATATCGGCGCTTTTGCCGAAAGGAGCCGGTATTAA
- a CDS encoding alpha-isopropylmalate synthase regulatory domain-containing protein, whose protein sequence is MPKPAARFIEIMDTTLRDGEQTNGVSFSPSEKLTIARLLLTELKVDRIEIASARVSEGELAAVKAITKWAKANDLLNRVEVLTFVDGDVSVDWMLKAGAKVMNLLTKGSLNHLTHQLKKKPEQHFAEVAAVIALAGKKGLECNIYLEDWSNGMRHSREYVFQYLDFLQHEPVKRVMLPDTLGVLIPSEAAAFITETVQRYPAIHFDFHAHNDYDLGTANVLEAVKAGVKGIHLTVNGMGERAGNAPLASAIAVLNDFVPSVRTSVAEKALYRASKLVETFSGLRIPGNKPVVGENVFTQTAGIHADGDKKNKLYFSDLMPERFGRQRVYALGKTSGKANIENNLLQLGIHLSEPDLKKVTKRIIELGDRKEAVTQADLPFIISDILDSKTIGEKVKIENYVLTHSRDLKPSVTLKIRVEGELYEESAQGDGQYDAFMNALKKVYRKRKQELPALTDYSVHIPPGGKSDALCETIITWKYNKKEFKTRGLDSDQTVSAIKATQKMLNL, encoded by the coding sequence ATGCCAAAGCCAGCTGCCCGTTTCATTGAGATCATGGACACAACTCTTCGTGATGGAGAGCAAACCAATGGGGTTTCTTTTTCTCCCTCCGAAAAGCTGACCATTGCACGGCTGCTGCTGACAGAACTCAAGGTAGACCGGATTGAAATTGCCTCAGCGCGTGTGTCGGAAGGGGAGCTGGCGGCCGTAAAGGCAATCACCAAATGGGCAAAGGCAAACGATCTCCTGAACCGGGTGGAAGTACTCACTTTTGTGGACGGGGACGTGTCTGTTGACTGGATGCTGAAAGCAGGCGCGAAAGTCATGAACCTGCTTACCAAGGGTTCCCTTAATCACCTGACTCACCAGCTGAAGAAAAAGCCGGAGCAGCATTTTGCAGAAGTTGCCGCAGTCATTGCCCTTGCCGGGAAAAAGGGCCTGGAATGCAATATTTACCTGGAAGACTGGAGTAATGGTATGCGCCATTCCAGGGAATACGTTTTTCAGTACCTGGATTTCCTGCAGCATGAGCCTGTAAAAAGAGTCATGCTTCCCGATACGCTGGGAGTGCTGATCCCATCAGAGGCAGCGGCTTTTATTACCGAAACAGTTCAGCGTTATCCTGCGATTCATTTTGATTTTCATGCGCATAATGATTACGACCTGGGTACGGCCAATGTGCTGGAGGCGGTAAAGGCGGGCGTAAAGGGAATCCATCTGACCGTGAACGGCATGGGAGAAAGGGCAGGCAATGCTCCGCTTGCCAGCGCCATTGCGGTGCTGAATGATTTTGTGCCTTCGGTCAGGACATCCGTGGCCGAAAAGGCGCTCTACCGGGCCAGCAAATTGGTGGAAACCTTTTCAGGGCTTCGCATACCCGGTAATAAGCCGGTAGTGGGGGAGAACGTGTTTACGCAAACGGCCGGCATTCATGCCGACGGCGATAAGAAAAATAAACTTTATTTCAGCGACCTCATGCCCGAACGTTTCGGGCGTCAGCGTGTGTACGCGCTGGGGAAGACCAGCGGCAAAGCCAATATCGAAAACAACCTGCTGCAGCTGGGCATTCACCTTTCCGAACCCGACCTGAAAAAGGTGACAAAGCGGATCATTGAACTGGGCGACCGTAAAGAAGCGGTGACCCAGGCCGATCTTCCCTTTATTATTTCCGATATTCTTGACAGTAAAACCATCGGGGAAAAAGTAAAGATAGAGAACTATGTACTTACCCATTCCCGGGACCTGAAGCCTTCCGTTACGCTGAAGATACGGGTAGAAGGCGAGCTGTATGAAGAAAGCGCACAGGGAGACGGCCAGTACGACGCCTTTATGAACGCCCTGAAAAAGGTGTACCGGAAAAGGAAACAGGAATTACCGGCCCTTACCGATTACAGCGTGCATATTCCGCCTGGCGGAAAAAGCGATGCGCTTTGTGAAACGATCATTACCTGGAAGTACAATAAGAAAGAATTTAAGACCAGGGGGCTTGACAGCGACCAGACGGTTTCCGCCATCAAGGCAACCCAGAAAATGTTGAATCTATAA
- the leuB gene encoding 3-isopropylmalate dehydrogenase, with protein MASKQILVVPGDGIGQEVTAVGKKVLDKIAGKFGHTFTYDEALVGHAAIEATGNPLPDETLAKMKNSDAVLFGAVGHPKYDNDPSAKVRPEQGLLKMRKELGLYANLRPIKLFDELLGASSIKEDILRGADILFFRELTGDIYFGEKGRKNNGDTAYDLAEYSRFEVERIARKAFDSARTRRKKLCSVDKANVLETSRLWREVVQKIAPEYPDVEVEYQFVDATAMLLIKDPKRFDVVVTANLFGDILTDEASQIAGSMGMLASASIGDGTGVYEPIHGSAHDITGKGIANPLASVLSAALLLDISFGMKEESELVISAVDKLLKAGFRSSDIADAGTPAEKILGTEAMGEQVLNFI; from the coding sequence ATGGCAAGCAAACAGATTTTAGTTGTTCCAGGTGATGGAATAGGACAGGAAGTAACTGCAGTAGGCAAAAAAGTATTGGATAAGATAGCCGGTAAATTCGGGCATACGTTTACTTATGATGAAGCGCTGGTGGGCCATGCGGCTATCGAAGCTACCGGCAATCCGCTGCCGGATGAAACGCTGGCAAAGATGAAGAACTCAGACGCTGTCCTTTTCGGCGCGGTAGGGCACCCGAAATACGATAATGACCCTTCGGCAAAAGTGCGTCCGGAACAGGGATTGCTAAAAATGCGCAAGGAACTGGGTTTGTATGCCAATCTTCGGCCTATTAAATTGTTTGACGAGCTGCTGGGCGCGTCCAGCATTAAGGAAGACATACTTCGCGGAGCCGATATTTTATTTTTCCGGGAACTCACCGGCGATATTTATTTCGGGGAAAAGGGAAGGAAGAACAATGGCGACACCGCCTATGACCTGGCCGAATACAGCCGCTTTGAAGTGGAACGCATTGCCCGCAAGGCATTTGACTCCGCCCGGACGAGAAGGAAAAAACTATGCTCAGTAGACAAGGCAAATGTGTTGGAAACTTCCAGGCTGTGGAGGGAAGTGGTGCAGAAAATAGCCCCGGAATACCCGGATGTAGAAGTGGAATACCAGTTTGTTGATGCAACGGCGATGCTGCTGATAAAGGATCCTAAGCGTTTTGACGTGGTGGTGACCGCCAATCTTTTCGGCGATATCCTTACGGACGAAGCTTCGCAAATTGCCGGTTCTATGGGCATGCTGGCTTCGGCCTCCATCGGCGACGGTACTGGCGTTTACGAACCTATTCACGGCTCGGCACATGATATTACAGGGAAAGGAATTGCTAATCCCCTGGCCTCGGTACTTTCCGCCGCCTTATTGCTGGACATTTCTTTCGGAATGAAAGAAGAATCCGAACTGGTTATCAGCGCAGTTGATAAGCTGCTGAAGGCTGGCTTCCGTTCATCGGATATTGCAGATGCCGGCACTCCCGCCGAAAAGATCCTTGGAACAGAAGCAATGGGCGAGCAGGTCCTGAATTTTATTTAA